In Macaca nemestrina isolate mMacNem1 chromosome 10, mMacNem.hap1, whole genome shotgun sequence, the genomic window AATAAGACACATTTTAGGAATAAAGTGTGAAAGATTACAAGACGTATCCAGGGCTTAGAGAACACGGTGCCTCTGCTGCCGGTCCCTAGAGGAACGCTTGAACAAAGAACTGCCTCTGCCTCTGGTGCAGGGCCCCACTCACCCCGGAGCCAGTTCTCCCCTTGAGGTCCAGACCTGGGCAGCTCCGTGGTCCGGTGCTCAGGCTTGGGGGCCCTGGCATGTGTCCGCTTATGTGTATGTACAAACACCAGGCCACTGCCAGGAATCACCGCCCAGCAGTCCCTGGTGAGGTCCAGATTCTGTCTCTATCTGCATAAAGTGCTTGGGTGATTGACAAAGCTGGGTGGGTATCTCGGAGGGAGAGGCTCCTGGAGACTGGGGGACGCCGAGGCCGCAGGCTCTTCCTGGGCACAGTGACTGCTGACCTGCCCGAAGCAGGAGCTCGCTTTGGCTTTGAGTCGGCAGCGGTCTCAGGCCCTTGCCTGTCCTCCAGGGCTGCCCCGGGGCTAGAGGGTGGTGGCACCCACGCCTGCTGTGCCAGGCAGCCAGAGGGGCAGAAGTTCTGTGATCCCCACCTGTACAAGACGGGAGACACCCCCAAGCTGTGTGGCTCCAGGTGTGCTGGTTCTGCCCCGTGACCTGCAGGGAGGCCGGCAGGCTGACTGTCCGTGGGGCCCAGGGCAGGGCTCAGCACCAGCGATCAGTGCCATGGGCTTGTCCCGAGGAGTCCAGCCAGCACAGAGCCCACCCTGCAGGGCTCGGCAGGACCAGGGCCCAGCCAGACCAAAAAAGGTCAGGCACAGATGCCAGTCAGCAGCGCCGAGAGTCTCCGCTCAATGCACAGCTTGCCTGTGGAGGGAGAGGGGGGAGCGTGAGGGAGACGCCCAGAGccctcagcccccagcccagcctggcaCTCACACTTGGCGACGTTCTCGATGTCGGCCTGGTCTGAGAGCATGTGCTGCAGCCCTTCCAGGAGCAGCAGGGCCTTGTGGTAGCGCGGGACGCATCCCTCACGGTGCTGGAACATCTCGTCCAGGGCGGCCGACTGCACCTGGGGGCGAGGGCAGAGGCTGGACAAGGCCAGCTCACCCCACTCCCTCCCAGCGAGGGCTGCCCTGCCTGCACCCATGGCAGCAGCCCAGGGGGGGCAGACAGGCCCTCAGGGCAGTGACATGGGGGGGGTGAGTGCTGGCGCAGCCTTCGGTGCAGAGGGGATGGTCACAGGGCCAAGGGGAGACGCTGCCTGGAACCAGATGACCCTGGCCAGCACTGTCAGCCCCACCCCAGGACAATAGAGTGCCCGCCAGTCAGTCAGTGTCATTACTGCTGCTGCCTGGCCTGCCTGGGTGGGAagcaggggcaggagggaggctgaCTTTTCCCATGTTTGTTCAGACTGCATTTTTACTGCATGcatacattttcttaaaaaaggagACTCAGGCACTCATGAgtttttgcctgtaatcccagcattttgggaggctgaggcacgatgatcacttgagcccaggagttagcggctgcactacacttcagcctgggcaacagtgcaagaacctctcttaaaaaaaaagaaaagaaaaaaacgggGGAACCCCACCTCAGAGGCAGAGGAAGCTCTTCAGAGCCCAAGCAGGGAGCCTGTGCCCGCGGTACCAGCTGAGTGCACCACACTTCTAGGCAGGTTGTCTGGGACCAGGTGCTGCTTCTGGAGGCTGACACCTGACTACGAGGCCTGAAGACCAAGTCTCTCATTTtacagttggggaaactgagtctcaggaaGAGGCATGGCAGGATGCACATGGGCCATGGCACCCATGCAATCAAGGATGCACCCAGCCAAGCTGTAAGCGCCTGCAGGAGGCCGGGGGCATCACGCTATCATTTCAAGACCTCCAGAAGTGACACCCCCGAAAGTCTCACCAAGCTGTGGGCATCAAGGTCCCCTCCCAGTGCAGACAGCCGGCCTGGAAGTTCCTGGCCCCTGCCCCACCGGTGTCTGTCTGTCCCGTACCATCTGCCCCACCGGTGTCTGTCTGTCCCGTACCATCTGCACGGCGTGGCTGAAGATCAGCCTCTCGGCAGTGATGCTGTGGACGCGGTCCAGGAGCCGCTGCTTGTCCAGGAAGAAGCGCTGCAACCGCAGGCTCAGGCCCTGGCAGGACACCACGCTGGCCTTGTACAGCTCATTCAGCCTGCGCACCACTGCAGAGGACGAGGGTGGTCGGCTCCGGGTGCGGCAGACACGGGGCAGGGCTGGAGTGGTCAGGATCTGCCCTGCGCACTGAGCAAGCacgtccctccctccctgccacaGCCCTGGCTCTCTGTGGCCTTCAGTGTGCGGCCAGGCTCAGCACCTCGTCCCGGGTGCCATCCGACCCCACGGCCTCTGTGCCCTGCACGCTGGGCCAGGCCCCAAGGCCTTTGCACCTTTGCACAGGGGCCTGCTCAGGCAGCCTCCCTGTCACCCGGACAGTTGCAAGGCGGGCTTCCTCCCCAACCCAGCATGTGGGTTGAGCGGTCACAGCCCTCACCCTGCTTCACGGTGGACGACAGGCAGAGCTTGCCGGCCCGGATCTGGTCGATGGCAGTTTGCAGGCCGGAGGACAGTAGCTCGGCCACCTTCAGGTACAGGACCAGCTGCTCCGCAAAGCTGGGGGTGGCAGGCAGATCAAAGGAGGCAGGTTGGTCCTGGCCCCCAAGCCACcacccgccccaccccaccccagccctggcaGCACCCACCCCCATTCTCGGCTCAGCAGGCTGATCTGGTCGGCCACCACACTCTCCTGCAGCTGGTACTCAGGGCCCCCGGCCGCCTCGCTGGCGCTGCCCTTCAGGGCTGCGATCTCCAAGACATGCTGCACGAACAGCAGCGTGAAGCGCAGGCCACGCAGGATCTCGGTGTGCTCTTGCTGCAGGAAGCGGTCGTCAGGGTAGCACATGCTGCCCGGGCTGGGAGGAGGCTTGTCTCCCTTGAGACTCACTGATGACGCCTTGGGGAGGCAGGGCAGGGTCCCCTCCCTTGCTGTAGACCGGGCAGCTGGGATGTGCCCCACCTGACACCCCACACCCGCTCCAGCCAGAATGGAAACCTTTGCTCACTCCAGCCCTCACCTCCATGAGGGTCTCCTCAGGGAGGTCGGGGGCCTCGAAGGTCACAGCCCCCTCCAGGTTGGCAGCAATGGGGTCGGCAAAGCTGCAGCTATGTCCTGGAGCAGGGAGCTCGGGGGCTGGGGCCTCGCTGCAGGCCCCAGACACCAGGTGGCGGGCAGAAGAGCCAGCGGAGCCagtggagcccactgcagggaAAGGGCGGTGAGGGGCATGCCAGGACAAGCAGACACCGTGGCCCCCATCCCCCACAGGCTCCCACACCTCCAGGGCCCAATGTGCCTCTGCCTCAGTTTACACCCTGTTACCTCCCAAAACTCTAACAGGAGAAGCAGAGCAGGTCCCTAGAGCCCCTACTCAACCTCTTGCCACTCACCACAACCCCCAGGTCCCCAGCTCCCCACCTCAGGCCAAGGGCTGTGGTGCCCATCAAGGGACCCTCTGGGTATCCCGACCCCCAGCCCAGATCTGCCTGGGAGAAGGGCAGCTGCCACTGTCTGGGATGGGGTAGGTGGGTGGCCTGGGGTGCTACTGTGCAACACGGGTGGGCCCAAGGGCCAAAAGGACCTCAAAGGGCAAGGCAGGCCACCCTCACTACGGGGCTGGCAGGTGACCCCAGCGATGGCAGCCCCTGGCCAGGACCAGATGCCCACAAGCCCACCCCTCCCCAGGCAGAACCCACAGTGGGGACCCAGCCAGGCCCCAGGCCCAGAGCATCCCCACACGCCACTGGCTGGGGAACCGAGGGGCACGCCTGTCTGCGACTCCTGACCAACACAGCACAGCCCACGGCAGCTGGGCAAGGAGGCCACAATCCAGACACCGTCCCTGCTCAGCTCATGTTTTGGGGATAAATGGGAACAAGTACCTATCACTCACAGGTTGAGTGGCAGGGGCCGCCTGCGGGGCAGGTACCAGAACCACGTCCATTTTgtagactgggagacagagcgtgGGTTTCTCAGGGGCCTGAGCTGCTTCCTCAGGCACCCCCAGGCTCTGGGGGGCCGCAGTCCAGCGACCCGAGTTAAAGGATGCCCCCCTCCTCTAGGGCGCTGCCACCACCCCAAAAGGGACAGGGCCTCAGCCTAGCCAGCCCTCACCTGAGAACATCCTGGTGCGGGGGCCCTGGGGCGGCGTGCTCCCACTCGGGGGAGAGCCCACGGTGAAGACTACCGGGGAGGGGCTGCTGGTGCCCCCAGCACGGGCTCCTGGGTGCAGGCTCCCTCCACAGCCAGCTGAGGGTGCTGGGAGAGCAAGGAAGGGCTCAGGAGCATCCTGGCTGCCCACCGCCCCCATCCCACAGCCTCTGAGCCTCACCCACCGATCTCCATGGGCTTCTCCTGCAGGCTCTCCGTGCTGCCCGGCTCTGGGGCTTGCGTCCCAAACGCTGCCTTAAGGAGCAGGTCAGTGAGGCGGCTGGTGCTGAAAGACCTGCGGGAGGGTGCAGGGCTGTGCTGGGGGCCCGGCCCACTCCACCCTAACTGGACCTTGAGGGGCCCCTCTGCAGGCCAGACACACGTAATGCACGGTCCCCTGGCCCACCTCGAGAGGCAGGCACTCCTGTCAGCCCAGCTTACAGGTGGGCATGGTGAGGCTCAGGATGGGGACCTGCTGGGAGTCTAGGGCCAGCCATGGGTGGGCCAGGCTCTGGCACCCAGCCACACTGGGCACCCACAGAAGGGCAAGGCCAGGTTTTTCCTGTTCTACCCCCAAGAAGTACACAGCAGAACAATGCAGGGGAAATGGGCAGCCCCCTCAGCAGCCCATCCAAGGCCTGTTCCCTCCAACTCACCGGCCAAAGGGACCCTTGGGGTCCTCGCCTGGCCGCAGGCCAGGGCCCAGTGGCTGACCATGGAAGGGTCCCACCTCCGAGAGGTCGGGCAGTGTCCGGTTTCGAGGGGGCGCCATCACCATGCCCTGCCGGGCTAGGAGGGCCAGCAGGTTCTGGGAGCTGGGGGTCTTTGGGAAGTCGAAGGAGGGCACAGCCTAGGAGGACAGAGATGGGGTGAAGACTGCCCCGCAGGTCTGCAGCCCTGGGGCCCAGTGCCTGTGGGAGGTGGCCAAGTTGGCAGGAACTGGCAAGGTGTGTGGGAGTGGACTGAGCATGAGCCCAGGCGGGGGTCAGAAGGTACAAAGCTGCCTTCCTCAGTCTTTGTTCAGGCCTGGCCACTCCCACCCGTCTTCCCCAGGGCTCTGTGCCCCTCGACACATGGCAGCGCCCATTACCTTGGTGGGGGAGCCCAGAATGGGGGGCAGGGGGTTTCGCTGCAGGAAGTCGGGCAGCTTGGGTGAGCCCCGCAGGTTCCGGCAGGACTGCAGCCCGTGGGACGGCTGGGGAGGGCTGGCCTGTGGGGGGCTGAACACGGCTCCCAGGGGGTCCGTGGGGGGTTTGGGCAGCTTGGGGCGGACGACGTGCAGGTCAGACAGGTTGGGGGCACTGTGCAGGCGGCAGCCCAGCCCGGAAGTGCGAGTAGAGTGCTCGGGCACAGAGGAGCCTAGAGAGGAGGACAGGCCTCGTCATGACCTTCCGGTCCAGCAGCCCAGCCCTAGGCCCCACTGCTGCCACACGGAGGCCCCTTGGGGTAAACGGTAAggccccactttttttttttttgagacagagtctcgccctgtcgctcaggctggagtgcagtggtgcgatttcggctcactgcaagctccgcctcccagattaaACCTGTTAAAGCCACTGTTAAACCTGACCCCCAGCCAGCACAGAAGACCGGCACAGAGGGGATGAGAAACCTGCCCCAGCTCACACAGCCAGGAGCTGGAGAGGCAGTTGGCTTCTGTTCCATGAGCTTCCCTCCCACTCCTTTTCACTTGTTAAAAGCAAGGGTTTTAGACCAGGATGACAACATGAGTGAGGGAAGTCAGCCTCGCACCCCCCCCACCTCCGGACTGTACCTACCTGGACGAGGGGACCTGCCACCCCGCATCT contains:
- the LOC105490544 gene encoding serine/threonine-protein kinase ULK1 isoform X2: MEPGRGGTETVGKFEFSRKDLIGHGAFAVVFKGRHREKHDLEVAVKCINKKNLAKSQTLLGKEIKILKELKHENIVALYDFQEMANSVYLVMEYCNGGDLADYLHTMRTLSEDTIRLFLQQIAGAMRLLHSKGIIHRDLKPQNILLSNPAGRRANPNSIRVKIADFGFARYLQSNMMAATLCGSPMYMAPEVIMSQHYDGKADLWSIGTIVYQCLTGKAPFQASSPQDLRLFYEKNKTLVPIIPRETSAPLRQLLLALLQRNHKDRMDFDEFFHHPFLEASPSVRKSPPVPVPSYPSSGSGSSSSSSSTSHLASPPSLGEMQQLQKTLTSPADAAGFLHSSRDSGGSKDSCDTDDFVMVPAQFPGDLVAEAPSAKPPPDSLMCSGSSLVASAGLESHGRTPSPSPPCSSSPSPSGRAGPFSSSRCGASVPIPVPTQVQNYQRIERNLQSPTQFQTPRSSAVRRSGSTSPLGFARASPSPPAHAEHGGVLARKMSVGGGRPYTPSPQVGTIPERPGWSGTPSPQGAEMRGGRSPRPGSSVPEHSTRTSGLGCRLHSAPNLSDLHVVRPKLPKPPTDPLGAVFSPPQASPPQPSHGLQSCRNLRGSPKLPDFLQRNPLPPILGSPTKAVPSFDFPKTPSSQNLLALLARQGMVMAPPRNRTLPDLSEVGPFHGQPLGPGLRPGEDPKGPFGRSFSTSRLTDLLLKAAFGTQAPEPGSTESLQEKPMEIAPSAGCGGSLHPGARAGGTSSPSPVVFTVGSPPSGSTPPQGPRTRMFSVGSTGSAGSSARHLVSGACSEAPAPELPAPGHSCSFADPIAANLEGAVTFEAPDLPEETLMEQEHTEILRGLRFTLLFVQHVLEIAALKGSASEAAGGPEYQLQESVVADQISLLSREWGFAEQLVLYLKVAELLSSGLQTAIDQIRAGKLCLSSTVKQVVRRLNELYKASVVSCQGLSLRLQRFFLDKQRLLDRVHSITAERLIFSHAVQMVQSAALDEMFQHREGCVPRYHKALLLLEGLQHMLSDQADIENVAKCKLCIERRLSALLTGICA